A genomic window from Sceloporus undulatus isolate JIND9_A2432 ecotype Alabama chromosome 9, SceUnd_v1.1, whole genome shotgun sequence includes:
- the LOC121915746 gene encoding uncharacterized protein LOC121915746 isoform X1, which produces MPPSPLEERIGVLQRPKTLALRLNHSFAQNGGIEKQPPPSLPPPPPPSSFPICKASSQVTKPTGDEARRSGILQPNHSHTIDIKLTVGGAQVRIPQERNLSLQLDLKQGEKKGGLGPQLKVFLPQAKLKKRCFKENSKPVPDPSASSSCLSSPVNTMHPLKCGCRGCWRLMRCDEANPKSGLRSLGCFSCRSSLRSLTCSSCSPPSLKKLGCLPCAPAALRSLACLACNPSVKSASSSCSFCSSDPIVAYDPQVGSSPAPSCYGGDDDDDYSVRTIWPDELAKKMTKSRVQQQQQNHQPVASHHQTSPLILDCRNLVEYTKSQLQGAMRFGVAEAAGRRRLQQGKLAVLDFISSRGGSCDCRDSSLQRLWSKEPPLASPPQPRKTQPSQSLHLMLDLLDKDGPEGLGKRGLTGSEVADSPDDLGAPLTPDLENAELSPILPFLFLGNEKDAQDLERMLSLNVGHVLNVTTHLPLYHADSGRLRYKRLPATDNNRQDLRQYFEEAFEFIGRGHSLGGLWGKDQKDYCWEENWELLGILYSNIGAQTVPILSALADTQCVLRKRTKVGRRSKYRYKKLQACFPWTCYLPIVLDYNSHHPILGNDGSCNPTCSESQSGRDTFGGSVGFPPPNIYMEDGTFQQKCIRVGCYIIGLWDQILLSLPGSGLPQSQGEKGLFYPPCLPAREIRV; this is translated from the exons ATGCCTCCCTCGCCACTGGAAGAAAGGATCGGCGTGCTGCAGAGACCCAAGACATTGGCCTTGCGCCTCAACCACAGCTTTGCCCAGAACGGTGGCATCGAGAAGCAGCcgcctccatctcttcctcctcctcctcctccttcttctttcccaaTCTGCAAAGCCTCCAGCCAGGTGACAAAGCCCACGGGCGACGAAGCTCGCCGGAGTGGCATCCTCCAGCCCAACCATTCTCACACCATCGACATCAAGCTAACGGTGGGGGGTGCCCAGGTCCGGATCCCACAAGAACGCAACCTCTCCTTGCAGCTGGACCTGAAGCAGGGCGAGAAGAAAGGAGGGCTGGGCCCCCAGCTGAAGGTCTTCTTGCCCCAAGCCAAGCTCAAGAAGCGGTGCTTCAAAGAGAACTCCAAACCAGTGCCAGATCCGTCAGCCAGTTCCTCCTGTCTTTCCAGCCCGGTCAACACCATGCATCCTCTGAAATGCGGCTGTCGAGGCTGCTGGCGTCTCATGCGCTGCGACGAGGCTAATCCTAAATCAGGATTGCGCTCCTTGGGTTGCTTCTCCTGCCGATCCAGCCTCCGTTCTCTGACCTGCTCCAGCTGCAGCCCTCCTTCACTTAAAAAGCTTGGCTGCTTGCCTTGTGCACCAGCCGCCCTCCGATCTTTGGCCTGCCTGGCTTGCAACCCTTCGGTCAAGTCAGCCAGTTCTTCCTGCAGCTTCTGCAGCAGCGACCCCATTGTGGCTTATGACCCCCAGGTGGGCTCTTCCCCGGCCCCCAGCTGCTATGGCGGAGACGACGACGACGACTACAGTGTCCGTACCATCTGGCCGGACGAGTTGGCCAAGAAGATGACCAAGTCCCGggtgcaacaacaacagcagaaccACCAACCGGTGGCCTCGCACCACCAGACGTCCCCCTTGATCCTGGACTGTCGCAACTTGGTGGAATACACAAAGAGCCAGCTGCAAGGGGCTATGAGGTTTGGGGTGGCCGAGGCAGCAGGCCGGCGACGGCTTCAGCAAGGCAAGTTGGCCGTCCTTGATTTCATTTCCTCTCGAGGAGGAAGCTGCGACTGCAGGGACTCTTCGCTCCAGCGCCTCTGGTCCAAGGAGCCTCCACTGGCCAGCCCTCCTCAGCCACGCAAAACCCAGCCTTCGCAAAGCCTGCATCTCATGCTGGATCTGCTCGACAAAGACGGGCCGGAAGGGCTGGGCAAGAGAG GCTTGACCGGGTCAGAAGTTGCAGACAGCCCTGACGACTTGGGAGCTCCGCTGACACCCGATTTGGAGAATGCCGAATTGAGTCCTAtcctccccttcctttttctGGGTAACGAAAAAGATGCTCAGGACCTTGAACGGATGCTGAGCCTCAACGTGGGCCACGTCCTCAATGTCACCACCCACCTGCCTCTCTACCATGCCGACAGCGGGCGCCTCCGCTACAAGCGCCTGCCTGCCACCGACAACAACCGCCAGGACCTGCGGCAATACTTCGAGGAGGCTTTTGAATTTATCGGTAGGGGACATTCGCTTGGGGGGTTGTGGGGCAAGGACCAGAAGGATTACTGCTGGGAAGAAAACTGGGAACTGCTTGGAATATTGTATTCCAATATTGGTGCCCAAACGGTGCCCATTTTAAGTGCCCTAGCGGACACGCAGTGTGttttaagaaaaagaacaaaagtgGGCAGGAGAAGCAAGTACAGGTACAAGAAGTTGCAGGCTTGCTTCCCCTGGACTTGCTACCTTCCaattgtgttggactacaactcccaccacccCATCTTGGGGAacgatgggagctgtaatccaacatgtTCAGAGAGTCAATCTGGAAGGGATACTTTTGGAGGGAGTGTTGGATTTCCCCCTCCAAATATCTATATGGAAGATGGGACTTTCCAACAGAAGTGTATAAGAGTAGGATGCTATATCATTGGTCTGTGGGACCAAATACTGCTTTCATTGCCTGGCAGTGGCCTTCCACAGTCTCAGGGagaaaagggccttttctatcccCCGTGCCTTCCAGCTAGAGAAATCAGAGTTTGA
- the LOC121915746 gene encoding dual specificity protein phosphatase 10-like isoform X2, protein MPPSPLEERIGVLQRPKTLALRLNHSFAQNGGIEKQPPPSLPPPPPPSSFPICKASSQVTKPTGDEARRSGILQPNHSHTIDIKLTVGGAQVRIPQERNLSLQLDLKQGEKKGGLGPQLKVFLPQAKLKKRCFKENSKPVPDPSASSSCLSSPVNTMHPLKCGCRGCWRLMRCDEANPKSGLRSLGCFSCRSSLRSLTCSSCSPPSLKKLGCLPCAPAALRSLACLACNPSVKSASSSCSFCSSDPIVAYDPQVGSSPAPSCYGGDDDDDYSVRTIWPDELAKKMTKSRVQQQQQNHQPVASHHQTSPLILDCRNLVEYTKSQLQGAMRFGVAEAAGRRRLQQGKLAVLDFISSRGGSCDCRDSSLQRLWSKEPPLASPPQPRKTQPSQSLHLMLDLLDKDGPEGLGKRGLTGSEVADSPDDLGAPLTPDLENAELSPILPFLFLGNEKDAQDLERMLSLNVGHVLNVTTHLPLYHADSGRLRYKRLPATDNNRQDLRQYFEEAFEFIEEAHQSGKGVLIHCQAGVSRSATIVIAYLMKHTLMTMGDAYKYVKGRRPIISPNLNFMGQLLEFETDLNAGVTPRILTPKLAGVETEV, encoded by the exons ATGCCTCCCTCGCCACTGGAAGAAAGGATCGGCGTGCTGCAGAGACCCAAGACATTGGCCTTGCGCCTCAACCACAGCTTTGCCCAGAACGGTGGCATCGAGAAGCAGCcgcctccatctcttcctcctcctcctcctccttcttctttcccaaTCTGCAAAGCCTCCAGCCAGGTGACAAAGCCCACGGGCGACGAAGCTCGCCGGAGTGGCATCCTCCAGCCCAACCATTCTCACACCATCGACATCAAGCTAACGGTGGGGGGTGCCCAGGTCCGGATCCCACAAGAACGCAACCTCTCCTTGCAGCTGGACCTGAAGCAGGGCGAGAAGAAAGGAGGGCTGGGCCCCCAGCTGAAGGTCTTCTTGCCCCAAGCCAAGCTCAAGAAGCGGTGCTTCAAAGAGAACTCCAAACCAGTGCCAGATCCGTCAGCCAGTTCCTCCTGTCTTTCCAGCCCGGTCAACACCATGCATCCTCTGAAATGCGGCTGTCGAGGCTGCTGGCGTCTCATGCGCTGCGACGAGGCTAATCCTAAATCAGGATTGCGCTCCTTGGGTTGCTTCTCCTGCCGATCCAGCCTCCGTTCTCTGACCTGCTCCAGCTGCAGCCCTCCTTCACTTAAAAAGCTTGGCTGCTTGCCTTGTGCACCAGCCGCCCTCCGATCTTTGGCCTGCCTGGCTTGCAACCCTTCGGTCAAGTCAGCCAGTTCTTCCTGCAGCTTCTGCAGCAGCGACCCCATTGTGGCTTATGACCCCCAGGTGGGCTCTTCCCCGGCCCCCAGCTGCTATGGCGGAGACGACGACGACGACTACAGTGTCCGTACCATCTGGCCGGACGAGTTGGCCAAGAAGATGACCAAGTCCCGggtgcaacaacaacagcagaaccACCAACCGGTGGCCTCGCACCACCAGACGTCCCCCTTGATCCTGGACTGTCGCAACTTGGTGGAATACACAAAGAGCCAGCTGCAAGGGGCTATGAGGTTTGGGGTGGCCGAGGCAGCAGGCCGGCGACGGCTTCAGCAAGGCAAGTTGGCCGTCCTTGATTTCATTTCCTCTCGAGGAGGAAGCTGCGACTGCAGGGACTCTTCGCTCCAGCGCCTCTGGTCCAAGGAGCCTCCACTGGCCAGCCCTCCTCAGCCACGCAAAACCCAGCCTTCGCAAAGCCTGCATCTCATGCTGGATCTGCTCGACAAAGACGGGCCGGAAGGGCTGGGCAAGAGAG GCTTGACCGGGTCAGAAGTTGCAGACAGCCCTGACGACTTGGGAGCTCCGCTGACACCCGATTTGGAGAATGCCGAATTGAGTCCTAtcctccccttcctttttctGGGTAACGAAAAAGATGCTCAGGACCTTGAACGGATGCTGAGCCTCAACGTGGGCCACGTCCTCAATGTCACCACCCACCTGCCTCTCTACCATGCCGACAGCGGGCGCCTCCGCTACAAGCGCCTGCCTGCCACCGACAACAACCGCCAGGACCTGCGGCAATACTTCGAGGAGGCTTTTGAATTTATCG AGGAGGCCCACCAGAGCGGCAAAGGGGTCCTCATCCACTGCCAGGCAGGCGTTTCACGCTCCGCCACCATTGTCATCGCCTACTTGATGAAGCACACGCTCATGACCATGGGCGACGCTTACAAATATGTTAAGGGTCGGCGGCCCATCATCTCGCCCAACCTCAACTTCATGGGACAACTGCTGGAATTTGAAACAGATCTCAATGCTGGCGTCACGCCCCGCATCCTCACCCCCAAACTGGCCGGAGTGGAGACTGAAGTGTGA